The Triticum urartu cultivar G1812 chromosome 5, Tu2.1, whole genome shotgun sequence genome contains the following window.
ttgttgttttgattgttcggtttatttcttttgccaagtggatggacaagtgcctaagaacctcctctatctaatctatgcttttctcgtctcaaactctattcatgctacatcacaaaatttgatcaagtcagattcgaaccactctgtgtgaggagcactcggagtccccgattcgtcatagacttaaacttccaaaacctctttatgattctcggtctgaccgataccccactttcggtcctaccgagatcattaagttgatctaggttttcgatctcggtgcaaccgatttgaacctttcggtcacaccgagtttcagtaactgcttgcagttatgaatctcggtgccaccgagtcgttccactcggtcacaccgacagggtcgggctatatatagtcacgggcaaaaatttggaaatttctccgaaccccttcgcccgcgcgatagcctgctctgccaacgtggtctccggatcgtctcctcgccgccagccgcctccagtcgctggtctccatcgccgtcaacggaattctaccccaccgttgccgccgtagcgagtctctgccgaactagggtatggaattgatctttgtgctattctccaatccgattcttagcacattgtgatcatcatgattcttgccacgattgaaacactcctatccagtcaatgcgctcgtagattaggtttgattcgaaaattttagggttaggtttccgccgaaaccatctcggacccaccgagttgaaaaactcggtcccaccgatttggcttatgccattgcacaagtgagactcggtctgaccgagaattacttatcggtgtgaccgattttggaactctgtgaaaccctagcagtctcggtgccaccgaactgtgactcggtctgaccgagttcactagtttaggtgccaaaactgcttcggtatcaccgagtttaaaaatcggtagatccgagatgatttcagtgggaaactaaaactaagtttttggatcattcttttgcaaaaatctctgcattttgtgatgctcatccactctacctcatctataaactattcacagggtcagcagtcagcttgttcatcatgtcagatcagagtgacaaccagaatgtgtcagaacagcaagtgcacatgagtgaggggactagtccctccagctcttcagatgatggcagcaggagtaccccaagcaatctgcctaaagctgccaccagacagaggaagaagagaacttcagattctgaggatgaagattatgtggcagaagaggaagccacatcaaagagagttgagccagctcaaggcataAAGCCAGGGATGAaagtcaaaaggccagcaggcaggcagcctatgtcaaaggccagagcttcaactgagcccactcccaaagagccagttgctactgaagacaagaaaagaaaggaaagggtcaagaagaccgtagccagagtgcttggaaaggcttccatcatggaagaagaggaagaagaagaggttgctgcaccagcacctaaggcacctaagcttatgggtgatgctataagatcaggggctgccacatctaagcccaaagaagcacccaaagctgcctccaagcccaagtctgcaccaaagaggaatacaagaagcatacctgctgctgagaagaacaaggccccggtgcctgaagctgcagaagaagatgatgaagagcaagtactcagaaaactcaagcccaagatcccagaccacaacgatgctcatcctgtgactgaggatatgaagctcaggagagactcagggctgaggaagtggagagaagcagatccgtatgcttcagggaggagaactgctgtggattacaggtttcacaccaaggaacagcaagatttctatgagacagtgctacttgataagaagcccatagtttgtgacatgagatgggttgatcgggagtacatcaaggaaaacgaagagtactaccctggagtgtatgacagcttcaatgcttgtggagtagcagactttgttgggcagaagctcacaaagtggaacaaGGAGCTCATTATgaaattctactccacagcacacttttatccagatggtaggataatttggatgtcagagggtacgaggtaccaatcaactgttgaggaatgggcaaagttgatcaataccgtagaggagcaagcagatgacttggacatttatgccaagaagaagatgtaccacaactctatgtccaatatgtacaaggaaattccaaacgaggctcttgaaactttcaaatttggctcagtgcattatcttctatcagggctgccaaccataaattggatactgaggcacaccttgttgcccaagtcaggtgatcacaagatgatcagaggccacacgatcaacttgctacatatctttggtgtgccacagaagttcaaggtgatgagcctcatggtagagacaatcaagaggacagcagcagaccagaagaggagctgtggatatgccccacaaattcaggagctcattaactccaagatggacacgggcatatacttgttggacaaggaacacttgcccatccgtccagattttgaggacaatcaagttgtcatgactgagaatgaaccatcgtctgcacaagcacaagcaaagaaggagaaggcaaggaaggagaaagctgccaagatgcctacttaagaggaggcatctgaatatttcctgaaaaccaaacaagagcagcttggttacctgattgcatccaccctgcggattaagaaaggactagccaccctaacttagaaccaggcaagcctagagagaatcatggaacaaaagttctatgacttggatgtcaaggtgacagagattcagactacagtggagcagctccaggatgacatgcaggagaggagaggcaggactacaactgatgcctttgccagagtgccacgaggtccaaggtcgtctgcagtgccagttgctgaccccagagccaccacttctgcaccagctacagcctcagttccacctgctccagcgtctacttcagctccaactccagcgtctacttcagcgtctacagaagcctttgtccttggagtgatccggactccaccaccaccagaagatcaagcctgagcgtcgatctagcactatgcattttctaggaactttttggtaacttgttgccaaagggtgagaaaatgtatagatcataggctttgagagagagagagagtgtgttgcttgtttctctcttgctttatttggtggtttttcgaactttgtttgcttttgagtgcttgagatactatgtcattgctcgtgagacattgatgatcatgtgtttgatcataagctacacttaatgcttgcttaatgctattatcttatctatcttatatgatcattcacttttcttggtgatgagtgcatatatttcattcttatcattttaagcgctccatcaagatgtatgtgacatggaagagtaacccatgactctaactccttgtgcatttgcagtccaaagcaaattttaaatatgcacaaatttagggggagctcttacttatcacatacttctcaaagcgacaatatatttcatgcttattatcatttgtcgaagctttgatctatatgttgtcatcaattaccaaaaaggggggagattgaaagtgcaactatccctaggtggttttagtaattcataacaacatatagctcattgagctaatgctattccaagatgattatttcagaaaagctcaatgattggcatggcatggatgtgaaagtggaaccctcaaaatgctaaggacaaaggattggctcaagctcaaaagctcaagactcttcattttatattttagtgatccaagatcacattgagtctttaggaaaagccaatactatcaaggagggatgaggtgttgcttaatgagcctcttgcttcatgtgcttagtgatatgctccaaaaccctcaactactttcccatatccacatatgacctaaaccctaagccaaactcggtcctaccgattctttctatccggcgccaccgagtttcacttgtcataagccactgccaaaccctagcaattcggttctaccgatagggatctcggtctcaccgagatgggattgcaaactctctgtttccctttcgtaactttttggtctcaccgaaagagcgaatcggtcccaccgagattgcaatgtaaattcagtgtttcctttttgtaacttttcggtctcaccgaaagagcaaatcggtcccaccgagtttgcctgaccaactctctggttagctaattaccaaattcggtctcactgagtttgtgtaatcagtctcaccgagattacgttatgcccaaaccctaaccatatcggtcctaccgagttgcatgtcaatcccaccgaaaatctctaacggtcactaggtttaccttttcggtccgaccgagtttgttgattcggtcccaccgagattggaaaactgtgtgtaatggttggattttgtgtggaggctatatatacccctccacctcctcttcattcgtggagagagccatcagaacacatacacaattccaactcatatgttctgagagagaaccacctactcatgtgttgagagcaagatattccattcctaccatatgaatcttgatctctagccttccccaaattgctttccactcaaatcttctttccacaaaatccaaatcctatgagagagagttgagtgttggggagactatcatttgaagcacaagagcaaggagttcattacctacacaccatttgttacttcttggagagtggtgtctcctagattggctaggtgtcacttgggagcctccgacaagattgtggagttgaaccaaggagtttgtaagggcaaggagatcgcctacttcgtgaagatctaccgctagtgaggcaagtcctttatgggcgatggccatggtgggatagacaaggttgcttcttcgtggaccctttgtgggtggagcccttcgtggactcgcgcaaccgttaccctttgtgggtggagccctccgtggactctcgcaaccgttaccctttgtgggttgaagtctccatcaacgtggatgtaggatagcaccacctatttgaaccacgggaaaaacatccgtgtctccaattgcgtttgatttctccaaacccttccctttacattctttgcatgctttactttccgctgccaatatactctttgcatgcttgcttgaattgtgtgatgattgcttgacttgtcctacaatatctaaaatctgccaagaactaaaattgggaaaaggttaagtttttatttggtcaagtactctaatcaccccccctctagacatactttcgatcctacatcaTGCCTGCGTCATCATtcactgttttggataatgttagaattaaataactaattaaaatcagaaaatgatttaaaatctttagaaaatcatatcttttaatccgtaactcggatgaaaatactttatacatgaaagttgctcagaacgacgagacgaatccggatacgcaaaccgttcgtccgccacgcatccctaacataccgaacacgcaacttcccccctccggttcatctgtccgaaaacgcgaaacaccgggaatactttcccggatgttttcccccttcaccggtaccacctcgtaccgcgttagggcacacctagcatcgtGCTtagtcatgtcatgcatcgtcatgcatttgtttgcattatatttattgtttcttccccctcttctcccgctagacatcgagaccgacgccgctgctacccagtatgactacggtgttgacgacccctctctcttgccagagcaaccaggcaagccccccccccacctttgatcaccagatatcgcctactcttctctctactacttgcattagagtagtgtagcatgttactgctttccgttaatcctattccgatgcatagcctgtcattgttgctccagctgttgataccttacctgcaatcctaaatgcttagtataggatgctagtttaccatcagtggccctaaattcttgtctgtctgccatgttgtactatcgggtcgtgatcacttgggaggtggtcatgggtatatacttatacataatatatgatacttgtggtgattaaagtcgggtcggctcgtaggagtacccgcgagtgattccgatgttgggggctgaaggggcaggtggctccatctcggtagaggtgggcccgagttcccgaaggcccccgactattactttgtggcggagcgacagggcaggttgagaccacctaggagagaggtgggcctggccctggtcagcgtccgtggttatttcagaataacacgcttaacgagatcttggtatttgatctgagtctggctactggcctatacgcactaaccatctacgcggggacagttatgagCACTCGACATCGtagtatcagccaaagccttcgtgacgtcagcgactgagcggcgcgcgccggattggaacgtaagcctgctcttgtattaagggggctagttctgcttccggccgccctcgcaacgtgcaggtgtgcaatgggcgatgggcccagacccctgcgccataggatttagaccggcgtgctgacctctctgttgtgcctaggtagggctgcgacatgttgatcttccgaggccgggtatgacccagaaaagtgtgtccggccaaatgggatcgagcgtgttgggttatgtggtgcacccctgcagggaagttaatctatttgaatagccgtgatcctcggtaacaggacgacttggagttgtaccttgaccttatgacaactagaactggatacttaataaaacacacccttccaagtgccagatacaaccggtgatcgctctctcacagggcaacgAGAGGAGGAttatcggttaggattatgctgtgcgatgttacttggtgaacttaccatctactctcttctacatgctgcaagatggaggtggccagaagcgtagtcttcaacaggattagctatccccctcttattctggcattctgcagttcagtccaccgatatggccctttacacatttatccatgcatatgtagtgtagctccttgcttgcgagtactttggatgagtactcatggttgctttctccctcttttcccccttttccttctacctggttgtcgcaaccagacgttggagcccaggagccagacgccaccgtcgacgacgactactactactcgggaggagcctattactacgtgcagcccgctgacggcgaacAGGAGTAGTTatgaggatcccaggcaggaggcctgcgcctctttcgatctgtatcccagtttgtgctagccttcttaaggcaaacttgtttaacttatgtctgtactcagatattgttgcttccgctgactcgtctatgatcgagctcttgtattcaagccctcgaggcccctggcttgtaatatgatgcttgtatgacttattttatttgtagagttgtgtcgtgatatcttcccgtgagtccctgatcttgatcgtacacatttgcgtgtatgattagtgtacgattgaatcgggggcgtcacagctATGCTAAATAGCAGCGATACTCGGTTCAAATAGTTATAGTCTGTTATTTTGTAACTTTACGGACAATTGTATGTaccaaaatataagacgtttttgggCTAGTTTAGCCTAAAAATGTCTTAAATTTTGATACGAAGGGAGTACCATTTAGCGGCACACTGCTCAAACCACTATAGGGTGACTATAGTTGTAGCTGGTTATTTAAAACTTTGAGTTTATTTGCATTCCTATTCAACACCCATAATGAAATCAAAATCTGAAGTAAAAAAAATCCCTTGTCTTGCCTGTTTGTATCCATACTTAGTAGTATAAACATGTGAGGATTTCCCGGCGATTATTTTATCAGTTTAGCTACATGTTGGTCAACTGAATTTTGAATTCGGGGTTAGTCAATTTTTGAAtgaaggaaggagaagggcctcGCCGGAGAGAAGGAAGGGGCTCGCCGTCATCACCCCATTATCCATCCTAGGCTTTAGGATGGGGACGGTGGTGGGGCTTCGTCGGAGAAAAAACTCGATGCGGGGGGCAGGGGGGGGGGGATGTTAGGCCGGCGGTAGCTAGCGGTGGAAGGAGATGTGCGGGAGGTTGAAGAAAGGCTTTGGGCCGTTGATTTCGCATCTAATGGTTCACAAAATGGACTGATCCTAGTTTTTTTTAGCTGGCTGATGTATTTTATTTTTTAGGAAAAAACATGCCCGAAGCGTGAAGGAGGCCGCACTGGCCGAGGCGGACGCCCTGATCTCCCTGGCCCCGGACGCCCTCGACAACATCCTCGTCCGTCTCCACATCCGCGACGCCGTCCGCACGTCGGTGCTCTCCCGCGCCTGGCGACACCGATGGGAGGCCCTCCCATCCCTCGACCTCCATTTCCCCTGCCTCGGAGGCGATGATGGCGCGCCGGCGGGGCTGGGGTCCCTCGAAGGCATCCTCCTCCGCTGCCCCGCCCGCGTCCGGCTCTTCCACGCGGAGCTCGACGGGCCCTACGCAGGCCGCGTCCACGACTGGCTCTTCGTCCTCGCCCGCAGGGGTGTCGAGATCCTGGACCTCAGCTTCAACGACTCGTTCCCCACCCTCCCCTCCTCCGTCTTCTCCTGCAGCCGGCTCACCTCCCTCAGCCTCTTCGGCTGCGCCATTCCGCTCCTACCCGCGGGCTTTGTGGCCTTCCCGGAGCTAAGGAAATTGACCCTCGCAAACGTCAACTTAGAGGACTATGGGGAGTACCAGCTTGAGGAGATCATTAGGACATCCCCGTTGCTCGACTATCTGGTACTTACAGATGTTTTCATCGGTGGCGAGTACATCAGAGAATGGGTGATTCGGGCGCCCAATCTCAGGCACTTGACTATTTGTTCAGAGAACTATTATGGCTGGATCCTCAAGGACTTGACATGCCTGAATTCTGCAGTCATCGATTGGTTTGACAATGTTGTTCACAACGATTTTGCCAAGTTTCTTTCCGGGCTTGTTCAAGTTAGGAAGCTTTTGGTCGTCTCATTCAACGCACCGGTAAATGCTTATGTCCCCAGTTGCTTATTTTATCTTTTGAGTCTCTTGTTTCGCAGAATCAATCCGAAACTAGTTAAAATGCCCTATATCGGAATATGGGGAGTTTTTTTTCCTCTTTAATCTGTCTGAAAAGCTAGGCTGCCACAGCTGTGCTGATATCATTAGGCAACCATATTAGAGTACACAAAATAGAGTACAAATAGCTTTGCCCTAACTGGCCTCAAGCCCACAAGGTTGATTACTTACGAAACATAATGCAACAAAGGGGGAAAATAGCCTAATCATTATCTGTATGTCCTTGGATGCTCTAAAAAAACCGCGATCTAGGTACTCCATTTTGAAAGTGCAAGTTTTTTTCCTCCCCAAATGAGCCAACATATGTAGGCCTCTGTACTGTTGAAATGATTTCCTGTCTGCCCCTTGGGCTTGGCTTCTTTCAGCCTAGCTGTGACCAATCTACTAATTAATTTGTTCCGGGTTATATAccccctccgtttctttttagtctgcatataagatttgttcaaactcaaactttgtaaagtttaaccaactttataaaaaaaaatatcaacatctacaataaTAAAGCTATATGATATGAAACTTAATTTCATGATgcatctaacaatattgatttcatattgtgaatctcgatatttttttctataaacttagtcaaagttaacaaagtttgactttgaccaaatcttatatgcagactaaaaagaaacggagggagtacttaatTATATCATGTTTTTGTACATGCATTGTCCCACAGACATGGTTCATATTAACCTGCATATATTATTTATTTTCATCTCGGTGTTTTATTATTCCAATTCCCAACTTGATAAAGAAGGCTGATGTATATTTTTCCTTTTTCATTTGCAAAATGTATTGATTTGTGTGTGGTTTATGGTGTGCTGAACCTTTGAACATTTATGATCTCTTTTCTATTTATCTAGAAACAATATCTGTCCCTTCGTTTGCATTGCTCCTAGATTCTAGAGATGCATCCAGTTTAAGTCCTTATATTATCCTCGCTTTCTCTTTGTCCTATTTTTCAGAGTGCTATGATACCGAAGATAATTCTGTGCACCTTTCACAACTTGAAGAGCTTGAAGTTGCGTATGCACTTTTGTGAGCAACCCCCTATTATGTTAGCGTTTTGCTTACTAAAGAGTGCCCCAAATCTTGAAAAGCTTAAAATAGAGGTAATCCTGATTTATGAATATCCCCATGCATATTTCATATAACATTGTTTAAAGGTCATTTTGGCACTTCAGGTTAATTATCTTTTTTACTTTTATATGTGAAGATCTATGATAAGGAGGAGCAGAAATTTGAGGCAAATGGAGAGTTTCAAAATGCATTATGGACTGATGGCATGTGTGCCAACCTTCAGGTTGTGCAGATGACTGGCATTAATTGGCGTCGAAATGAAATGTGCTTTATAGAGCTCATTCTCTCTAAAGCAAGGCTTCTTCGTGCATTATGTATTAGCTATGGTGGGAACGTTGTGATGTCTAGTGAGGATGCTATAAATGAATTACTAACATACAAAAGGGCTTCAGCTGAAGCTCAGGTCTTATTTAAAGGTAGGGAAACTTAATTTCACACAATAAATTTCATCTTATGTATTCTCGTTGTCTATTTAAAACTATGAATGAAATGCATGAAGTTGTTAACTTTTAAAATTATTGTCTTATGGGTGCATTGCCCAATTCCATTAAAGTTTATGTACAAAGACCAAAGCAATAAAACTGAAAAAGGATCATCAGTATTTTTGTTATTTAGCTGTTTGCAAAATTGGTGTTGTTCGCGCTATTTTAGTTTGGTCAGTGCCTCGGCAGGGGTACAAGTGGAATGCATCATTTTCATGCATGCTTCGACATAGCAATCCTGTTGTTTTTTCTAACAAGGGCAGAATCTCCTGTTCTCTGCTGCATTTCATTGAAAACTGAAAAGCCGTACTACTCCAAGCAGCTTAAACCATTGGATTCTGTATCTTGCTTAAGCGAAATCTGTGTGATTGACTTAGATGCACGGTCTTTCGCGTAATGCATCTGATATTTTCCTCTGGGCCATGCATGTGTCTGCTAAAATTTTAAGTTGATTTGTGCCAAGTGGCGATCAGTTCGTGTATATGCAGAAGTGCAATATATTTTGGTTGCATTTCCTTTATTTTGATAAGCTGCATAAAGTGTGTTTCCATTTTCATGCAGGTAAAGCAGAAGAGTATTATTAGGCCAGGACCAACTCCtgggcatcgctggagaggtgtGGCTCCGACGAGACAGTTCTATCGCCTGATGCAGTGTCTTCGATCAGAGATGCAACATGCAGAGAATGGCTTATCAAAAGGAACCAGTTCTGTTAGAGTATAAAGGGACTGCTAGCATTTTGTGTTTTGTTCTTTTCTGAAATATATTGGCCTACCATCGGTGCTTCGGTCAGAGCCGACGATGAGGTTTAAGTTCATTGTCTTTGTCTAGCACTCTAGTTAGTAGTATACCGTAGCGAGAAGACGCCTTCGAACATGGGTCGTGTTTCGTTTGACTTTTCAGGCCTCTGAAAATGAAGCGCACTTTGCCTTTTGGTATTATATCCTTGTACTGGCTGTAGCAAATTTAGGCTGGAGAGTCCGAGGGAGTTATCTTCCATTCTTAAGAAAAACTGCACTTGCTATCCTGTTGCTAGCAAAACATAAAGGTTGTTCCTGAGCCCCCAGTCTTAGGCTCATATGGGCTCTGCCGCCGTTATTTGTAGGTACCAAGAGAAGGTTTGTTGCTCCATGGTTTCATTGGCTGCTTGAGCCGAGGATGGCCAAACAGCCAGGTACTAACATTTGCTGAGTATTGAGAGAAACATTTGCTGATTGGGTGTGATGGAGTTAGTAGAATCAAACTATCAGGGCACAAATTTCCTCGAACCGTAAAAAAGTGGTCTAAAGAATTTGAGAAAATATGTTTCGAGATGAGAAATAGCTCAACGTCTCTTTTGTGTGCACTGACATGGTATTTTGCACAAAATATACTCATGCACACAATACTCAAATCATCTATATGTGTACCTTCTTCAAATATTTTGGATCATGAATTATTTCCCTTTAGATTACTCCCTCCTCCCCAATTAACATTGGTGTCAACTTATTTTGCATTTCGACTTTAATTATTAACTTGGCCAACAAAACACAACTAATGCTCCACGAAAACTATACCCTTGAATTTGTACTTAAAAGGTTTTTAAACAATTTCTTTTAGAAACAccaagtactactacgcatgcatCACCTACTGAAGACCATAGTCGCGAAGACTCAAGATTGAGGAAGGCATCGCATGCATCTTGCTATCAATGAGAACATCACCTTACACTGAAAGGATAATCCGCCTTTTTTTAGCAAATATAATCTGCCTTATTGGGACACATAATTCGTCGAAGTTGGAGTTTGATCTCTGATATGGTACAATTACCATCCAACCACAAATATGTTTTCTATGTTTTATGACACATGTCTCGTATATTATTGGTTAAATTAATGCTTAGGGCTCATTCGATTTGAAGGAAACCAAAACTTAAGAATTAGGAGCAGTGCAGGAAATTTGATAGGGCGACACTTGTCATCCTTAGTACTATCTTACCCCGTTCCTATGCAAAAAATGGGTTTTGAGTGGATGTGTAGTTTCTTTAAAAAATACACGAAATGAGTAGTATTTTTAAGGAATTCCTATCCGCGTTCCTACAAACCGAATGCATCTATAAAATTTTTTTCCCTCTGGAATCCTTCTTCCTATGTTCTTTCATACGAAAATCCTCCAAGACGAATGAGGCCGTAGGGATGACATGTAAATATAGGCAAAGTGAGTAGTATATAATTATTATTTTTTGCGATGAAAAGAGTAATATATATATCAGGTGATCCCAATCAAACATTATGGTGCCATGAGAGTCGGTTTATTGTTCACTTCATTTGGTTAAATATTAATTTCAATTCAACTTGACTAAATTATTTAGAACTACTGTTTACTCATATAAGCACATGCTCGTGTTGTTTTGAGGCGCTGAGATGTTTCAAAAtcaagaatctaggacactcccCATACACATACCTCTTACGATGCATTGTATCTTAAAATATGTCTCATTTAATGGGCTTTGTGAGTAGAATGTATATCTAGTTAAGATATGACAAGTCTCTCTTTCTTCATTAAGTGTGATGTCATGTCAGATTTTTGCTTAGTTGTCATGGCTAAGACATCGTACAAGATGGAGCATTGGGATTGCCCTTATATAGATACAGTGTTTAATGGAGTTCTTTCCAGGGCAAAGCCTTGGGTGGTCTTATTTTTTCATTAAAATTGTGGATTCATGGTTTTAATGTCTGATTAATA
Protein-coding sequences here:
- the LOC125507058 gene encoding F-box/FBD/LRR-repeat protein At1g13570-like, whose translation is MCGRKKHARSVKEAALAEADALISLAPDALDNILVRLHIRDAVRTSVLSRAWRHRWEALPSLDLHFPCLGGDDGAPAGLGSLEGILLRCPARVRLFHAELDGPYAGRVHDWLFVLARRGVEILDLSFNDSFPTLPSSVFSCSRLTSLSLFGCAIPLLPAGFVAFPELRKLTLANVNLEDYGEYQLEEIIRTSPLLDYLVLTDVFIGGEYIREWVIRAPNLRHLTICSENYYGWILKDLTCLNSAVIDWFDNVVHNDFAKFLSGLVQVRKLLVVSFNAPSAMIPKIILCTFHNLKSLKLRMHFCEQPPIMLAFCLLKSAPNLEKLKIEIYDKEEQKFEANGEFQNALWTDGMCANLQVVQMTGINWRRNEMCFIELILSKARLLRALCISYGGNVVMSSEDAINELLTYKRASAEAQVLFKGKAEEYY